Within Arcobacter lacus, the genomic segment ATATTTTAAAACATTTTAGCAGTTATTTAGAAAAAGATTTTGGAACTATTGATAAATCAAAAATCAAAGAGATGGCAAATACAATATCTTTAATCTATCCACAAAAATTTAAAAATATAAATTTGGATGATTTTATTTGGAATGAAAAAAAAGCCTTGAGTGATTTTTATAAAAATCACTATTTAATAGAAAATAAAGAGTTTACGGTTTGTGTTCAAGATAACTCCTTTCCAATAGATGGAATAGACAATAACAATAATTTAATAGGAATATCCGGAGAAATTTTAAATACTATTGCTCAAAAATTTCAATTTACACTAAAACCAATAAAAATTGATGATTATCAAGAAAATATTCAAAATATTTTAGATGGTAAATGTGATATTGTAACTATCACTGCTGAAGACTCTTATAAATATTATAAAATCATGGATAGAAGCAATTTTTATTTAAAATCAAACTTAGTAATTATTACAAAAATAGATAAACCTTTTATTGAAAACAATATCCTTGAAAATAAAAAATTTGTTACAAGATATAGTGTATTCAAAGATTATTTAACTTCTCACTATTTAGGAGCAAATGTATTAGTTGAGAATGATTTAAAAAAGATTATTTCAATGCTAAAAAATGATGAAATTGATGGTTTTGTAACAGATAATATAACAGTTGATAGATTGATACAAAAGTTTGGATATGGAGAATTTAAGATATCAGGATTTTTAAATCATATAGACCAAATAAAAGGTGCTTTTGCTATTAAAAAAAGTGAACCTGAATTAAAAGAGATTATAAATCTTGGACTAAGTGATTTTTCACAAGAAGATATAAAATCAATTGAAGAAAAATACAAAGTTACAAGATATGCCGAAATTATTGATGAAGATTTAATTTGGAAAATATTTTATACATTTTTATTTATTTTAATTACTATTCTATTTTTTGTTGTTTTTTTAAAAATAAAAAATGATGAATTAAATGAATGGCTTGATTCTGCAATAGAAGGTATTAGTTTATTTGAAAATGGAAAACTTTTAAAAGCAAATAACCAGCTTTTAAAAATATTAGGTTATGACAATTTTAAAGAGATACAAAACAAAACTTATTTTGATTTTGTTGCACCAAAAGATTATCATATCTTAAAACAAAAATTAAGTGATGACCAAGAACCTTACGAATTAACATTTGTAAAAAAAGATGGTTCATTTATCGATGGATTAGTAAAAGGTCATAACATAAAAGGCTCAAACAAAAGAATTAGTACGATTATAGATATTAGTGAATTAAAGAATACTCAAAGAAAATTAGCTGAATTAAATTTAAATTTAGAAGAGCGAATAAAAGAGGAATTACAAAAAAATCATGAACAAAGAGCAATTATGTTCCAACAAGCAAAACTCGCTGAAATGGGTTCAATGATGAATATGATTGCACATCAATGGAGACAACCTCTAAATAATATATCATTAATTGTAAATACAATAATCATAAAACATAAAAAAGAGAATTTATCAACTGAAACTTTAGATAATCTAAAAAATAATTTTAAACACCAAATAGATTATTTATCAAGTACAATAGATG encodes:
- a CDS encoding ABC transporter substrate-binding protein — protein: MKKISLFLLLISFLYSNELTPVSVQLKWKHQFQFAGFYVAKELGIYEKYGLDVNFKEFDGKFDPLNKVLNNENNFGVDDSSLIYHKLNGADIVALFSIFKSSPIALFSQKELDTLNSLNNKNIEFAKNEISNMSINAVLKSQDIHINAKEHSLYSKSFINKESDAIVGYLSNQAYLLEKANIKYNTFLPKDYGFDFYGDMIYTSTQFAKQNPKIVKDFIKATKEGWIYAFNNIPFSVDLIYTKYNSQKKSKEALIYEANILKHFSSYLEKDFGTIDKSKIKEMANTISLIYPQKFKNINLDDFIWNEKKALSDFYKNHYLIENKEFTVCVQDNSFPIDGIDNNNNLIGISGEILNTIAQKFQFTLKPIKIDDYQENIQNILDGKCDIVTITAEDSYKYYKIMDRSNFYLKSNLVIITKIDKPFIENNILENKKFVTRYSVFKDYLTSHYLGANVLVENDLKKIISMLKNDEIDGFVTDNITVDRLIQKFGYGEFKISGFLNHIDQIKGAFAIKKSEPELKEIINLGLSDFSQEDIKSIEEKYKVTRYAEIIDEDLIWKIFYTFLFILITILFFVVFLKIKNDELNEWLDSAIEGISLFENGKLLKANNQLLKILGYDNFKEIQNKTYFDFVAPKDYHILKQKLSDDQEPYELTFVKKDGSFIDGLVKGHNIKGSNKRISTIIDISELKNTQRKLAELNLNLEERIKEELQKNHEQRAIMFQQAKLAEMGSMMNMIAHQWRQPLNNISLIVNTIIIKHKKENLSTETLDNLKNNFKHQIDYLSSTIDDFQNFFKPKKDKESFSLKETILSTYSLIQPIFESNHIKFNFHSDKTISYYGYKNELHQVILTIFNNSIDAFKENNFSNKMIDVILEENENTLIIKIKDNAGGVNEELLEKIFDLYFSTKTKKNGTGLGLYISKTIINRHFKGEIKALNINNGLEINIIFPKNQ